A DNA window from Porites lutea chromosome 6, jaPorLute2.1, whole genome shotgun sequence contains the following coding sequences:
- the LOC140941196 gene encoding allatostatin-A receptor-like: MSPITATDFGLTVAFSLVVIINLLGNGAVCFVVLRYRGMRAPINYLLVNLAVSDMMVALAITPQYVIRWTFHHPNGTAGDYMCKFLTGGNFIWIGGAASAFSLVVVAVERYFAIVRPLSDRSRLTNSRLTSVITASWIFALVLNTPLFFMLFFDNRSSHCVERWPNRQLGERYTVVCFFAFGAIPVSAMAFLYLRVLYKLWKTGIRATVVSEQARVRARLKVTKMVSVVSIMYAVCWLPNLVVYMLSQFEPGNYGYSSYSYIISVVLVGLNSAINPFIYALHSANFRQHIRGALCCRTYRAVDFLNPYNSANISGIISSGNL, from the coding sequence ATGAGCCCCATCACAGCAACTGATTTTGGTCTTACAGTGGCCTTCTCACTGGTAGTTATAATAAATCTCCTTGGTAACGGCGCGGTGTGTTTCGTGGTTTTACGGTATCGCGGCATGAGAGCACCTATTAATTACCTGCTGGTGAACCTGGCTGTGTCAGACATGATGGTGGCTCTTGCTATCACTCCACAGTACGTCATTAGATGGACATTTCACCACCCTAACGGTACCGCAGGAGACTATATGTGCAAGTTCCTTACTGGAGGAAACTTTATTTGGATTGGTGGAGCAGCGTCTGCATTCTCTTTGGTAGTGGTGGCAGTGGAGCGTTATTTTGCCATTGTTCGTCCCCTAAGTGACCGCTCCCGACTAACAAACAGTCGATTAACGTCCGTTATAACAGCTTCATGGATTTTTGCTTTAGTTTTGAACACTCCGTTGTTCTTTATGCTTTTCTTTGATAACAGGAGTTCTCACTGTGTGGAACGTTGGCCAAACAGACAGCTTGGTGAACGGTACAcagttgtatgtttttttgcttttggtgCCATTCCGGTCTCCGCCATGGCGTTTCTGTATCTACGAGTTCTATATAAACTTTGGAAAACAGGTATTCGAGCAACAGTTGTGTCAGAACAGGCCAGAGTCCGTGCAAGACTAAAGGTGACTAAAATGGTTTCTGTCGTCAGTATTATGTACGCTGTATGCTGGCTACCAAATCTGGTAGTTTATATGCTGTCTCAATTCGAACCAGGGAATTACGGTTACAGTTCATACTCATACATAATTTCCGTTGTACTTGTGGGTCTTAATTCAGCCATAAATCCTTTTATTTATGCTCTCCACAGCGCAAACTTTCGCCAACATATCAGGGGTGCTTTGTGTTGTAGGACCTATCGGGCAGTAGACTTTCTCAACCCTTATAATAGTGCAAACATTTCTGGTATAATCAGCAGTGGAAACTTATAA
- the LOC140941200 gene encoding allatostatin-A receptor-like has protein sequence MVSMSSMDLGLTVSFSVIVLINLLGNGLVCLVVFKFRGMRAPINYLLVNLAVSDMMVALAITPQYVIKWAFHHPNGTAGDTMCRFLTGGNFIWVGQAASTFSLVIVAVERFYAVVRPFSDHLGRMKHQFIGMITASWLYALIFDLPLFFVVQHKDGVSHCVEQWPNKQLAKTYTVTCLFVFGAIPVGVMTVLYSKVLWNLWKGGGERTPLLAEQSRIRARKKVTKMVLIVSIIYAACRLPNLVLYMLSQYKPELYLYGSFPYVTTVVLVGLNSAMNPFIYALQSTNFRQHIRGAVCCFSSGT, from the coding sequence ATGGTCTCTATGTCATCAATGGATCTGGGCCTTACAGTGTCCTTCTCTGTTATCGTTTTGATAAATCTCCTTGGTAACGGCTTGGTTTGTCTTGTGGTGTTTAAATTTCGCGGCATGAGAGCACCTATTAATTACCTGCTGGTGAACCTGGCTGTGTCAGACATGATGGTAGCTCTTGCTATCACTCCACAGTACGTCATCAAATGGGCATTTCACCACCCAAACGGCACTGCAGGAGATACCATGTGCAGGTTCTTAACTGGAGGTAACTTCATATGGGTTGGTCAGGCGGCATCTACCTTCTCTTTAGTGATAGTTGCAGTTGAACGATTCTACGCGGTTGTTCGTCCTTTCAGCGACCATTTGGGACGCATGAAACATCAATTTATTGGAATGATTACTGCCAGCTGGCTTTATGCCCTGATTTTTGATCTTCCtctgttttttgttgttcaacATAAAGACGGAGTGAGCCACTGTGTAGAACAATGGCCGAATAAACAGTTAGCAAAAACATACACAGTAACATGCTTGTTTGTCTTTGGTGCTATTCCCGTTGGTGTTATGACAGTTTTATACTCGAAAGTACTGTGGAATCTCTGGAAAGGTGGTGGTGAACGCACACCACTATTAGCAGAGCAGTCGCGGATCCGCGCAAGAAAGAAAGTGACCAAGATGGTTTTGATCGTCAGTATCATTTATGCGGCATGTCGTCTACCAAATTTGGTACTTTATATGCTGTCCCAGTATAAACCTGAGCTCTATCTATATGGTTCGTTTCCTTATGTTACAACTGTTGTCCTTGTGGGTCTTAATTCAGCAATGAATCCTTTTATTTATGCTCTTCAAAGCACAAACTTTCGGCAGCACATCAGAGGCGCAGTCTGCTGCTTTTCGTCTGGTACATAG
- the LOC140941198 gene encoding neuropeptide receptor 22-like: MLTENKMSSENDIALLSAFSLLSLTDFVGNALVCSIILQWKRFRFRRSALDFLFLNLAIADMMVAVFAIPRYVLHGVFVHPRGLVGDYLCRYITGGNLMWTAGSASVFTLVTIAFERRHVADVVLGPYGFTKDFSQSKLLAFVIMSWIFALLLNLPLFFIMSYDEEMDFCTENWPHPVLPKLYGVLWFTVVGALPILCMTILYSKVVYQLWVRKVRTQQVNHRARLIPRRKATRMAITLTVIYSVCWLPNLILYILAFNHSNFVYGSPLYKWSVVLTCLNSAVNPFVYTLQSRRFRTSVKRTIMCK; encoded by the coding sequence ATgttaactgaaaacaaaatgtcTTCTGAGAACGACATTGCGCTTTTATCAGCTTTTTCACTTCTGTCGCTTACCGACTTTGTTGGTAACGCGCTAGTTTGCTCAATTATTCTACAATGGAAGAGATTCAGATTTCGCCGCTCTGCCCTGGATTTTCTGTTTCTGAACTTAGCCATAGCCGATATGATGGTGGCGGTGTTTGCGATCCCTCGTTACGTTTTACATGGCGTTTTTGTCCACCCTCGAGGTTTGGTAGGAGACTATCTATGCCGCTACATTACAGGAGGAAATCTGATGTGGACTGCCGGGTCAGCGTCCGTGTTTACTCTTGTTACCATCGCTTTTGAGCGCCGCCATGTTGCTGATGTTGTTTTAGGACCCTATGGCTTTACGAAAGACTTCTCACAGTCAAAATTGCTAGCTTTCGTGATAATGTCCTGGATTTTTGCGCTGTTGCTTAATCTcccattattttttatcatgtCATATGACGAAGAAATGGACTTTTGCACAGAAAACTGGCCGCATCCCGTTCTTCCTAAATTATACGGTGTACTCTGGTTCACAGTAGTTGGAGCGTTACCTATACTCTGTATGACAATTTTGTATTCAAAAGTCGTTTATCAGCTATGGGTAAGAAAAGTAAGAACTCAACAAGTTAACCACAGAGCTCGTTTAATTCCAAGAAGAAAAGCCACCAGAATGGCTATCACATTGACAGTTATTTATTCCGTTTGTTGGCTTCCAAATCTGATTCTGTACATCTTAGCATTTAATCATTCCAACTTTGTCTACGGCTCGCCGCTTTATAAGTGGAGTGTAGTGCTCACATGTTTAAACTCAGCTGTAAATCCTTTTGTGTACACACTTCAAAGCAGGCGCTTTAGAACCTCAGTAAAACGAACGATTATGTGCAAGTAG
- the LOC140941187 gene encoding acid-sensing ion channel 4-A-like, producing the protein MWINFANATSLHGIRYVFWKRPLWARIGWLLILLAFTAYFLYTAHSSLVKYCSWPINTVITQKYTDKLDFPAVTICPLNLVSKKKMFALEGDPSYVKHGLNDSMCSATAAVREGKPCGAAMMCCCLSFIFLDGAKIVPNCTQGYAERLIAAQQRSGIFFDTGHYYERYGQGIDEMLVPGLCIFDGNLKPCDASEFRTTFTDWGICHTFNADPDNVRKSQLHGVGGGLNILLDAQVEDHTIGRLSEGFSVIIHRQGEYVTAWDGINVQPGMQASIALHQKRIINLETPYETKCENRKLKTRRSYTTKGCLFECVAEAIIEKCKCRSAEYPAEKMMRTCGKVDQLCALNATLNKHPTSCNCPVPCDETRYTTEVYYSSFPDAGSAKVIQATGAIRSFDYMRKNFVFLQIGYKTLSYELQEQTVEFGIEALFGEIGGNMGLFLGCSLMTVFEFADLLVALIYVRKLGKEYQT; encoded by the exons ATGTGGATCAATTTTGCAAATGCCACTTCTTTACATGGTATTCGCTACGTGTTCTGGAAGCGACCACTCTGGGCCAGGATTGGCTGGCTTCTTATTCTGCTGGCATTCACGGCCTATTTTCTGTACACAGCACACAGTTCTCTGGTTAAGTACTGCAGCTGGCCCATAAATACCGTCATAACACAAAAATATACAGATAAGCTGGACTTTCCGGCTGTAACAATTTGTCCACTTAATCTTGTAAGTAAGAAAAAGATGTTTGCCCTGGAAGGGGACCCCAGTTACGTCAAACATGGCCTCAATGACAGTATGTGTTCTGCCACGGCCGCAGTTCGTGAAGGGAAACCTTGTGGAGCTGCAATGATGTGCTGTTGCTTGAGTTTTATTTTCCTCGACGGTGCAAAAATTGTTCCAAACTGCACTCAGGGGTACGCTGAAAGACTGATAGCTGCACAGCAAAGATCTGGGATTTTTTTCGACACAGGCCACTATTATGAAAGGTACGGACAGGGAATAGATGAGATGCTGGTCCCTGGCTTATGTATATTCGACGGTAACCTAAAGCCGTGTGATGCTTCGGAGTTCAGAACAACTTTCACAGATTGGGGTATATGCCACACCTTTAACGCTGACCCTGACAATGTCAGAAAAAGCCAGCTGCATGGAGTTGGGGGAGGTTTGAATATATTACTGGACGCTCAAGTTGAGGATCACACGATTGGAAGGCTGTCTGAGGGTTTCAGTGTAATAATTCATCGACAAGGGGAGTATGTGACAGCTTGGGATGGAATTAACGTCCAACCAGGCATGCAAGCATCAATCGCACTACACCAAAAAAGG ATAATAAATCTCGAGACACCTTACGAAACAAAGTGtgaaaacagaaaattaaagaCAAGGAGATCCTATACAACGAAAGGCTGTTTATTCGAGTGTGTTGCGGAAGCCATCATCGAGAAGTGTAAATGTCGTTCTGCTGAGTATCCGG CGGAGAAGATGATGCGAACTTGTGGGAAAGTGGATCAGCTGTGCGCTCTAAATGCTACAC TCAATAAACATCCTACAAGCTGCAATTGCCCAGTCCCCTGTGATGAAACAAGATACACTACGGAGGTTTATTATTCTAGTTTCCCTGATGCCGGTTCTGCGAAAGTGATACAAGCCACCGGAGCGATCCGCTCTTTTGACTATATGCG GAAGAACTTTGTCTTTCTTCAAATTGGTTACAAGACACTTAGCTACGAGCTACAAGAACAGACGGTGGAATTTGGGATTGAAGCCCTATTTG gtgAAATTGGAGGAAATATGGGTCTTTTTCTGGGCTGCAGCCTGATGACAGTATTCGAGTTTGCTGATTTACTTGTGGCTTTGATTTATGTTCGTAAACTGGGCAAAGAATATCAGACATGA
- the LOC140941197 gene encoding probable G-protein coupled receptor 19, with translation MTTTDIILTVAFSVIVLINLIGNGLVCLVVLRFHGMKAPLNYLLVNLAVSDMMVALAITPQYVVKWAFHHPNGTAGDYMCKFITGGSFIWIGGAASAFSLAAIAVERYLTVVRPRGELPGRRNSRRLTAAIMGSWIYSLVFNLPWFFVVHYEDSKFHCMEHWPNKTLAKAYTVGAFFFFGVIPMGVMAPLYSKILSRVWKRGERTPLLLTTDQAKLKRKLKVTRMVAVISILYTVCWLPNLVLYMLSQFEPDLYAYGSNTYITSVVLVGLNSATNPFIYTLCSSNFRRNIRGALSFGKSTPPFMRYER, from the coding sequence ATGACAACAACAGATATTATCCTTACTGTGGCCTTCTCTGTGATTGTTTTGATCAATCTCATTGGTAATGGTTTGGTGTGCTTAGTGGTTTTGCGATTTCACGGCATGAAAGCACCACTAAATTATCTGCTGGTAAACCTCGCTGTGTCGGACATGATGGTGGCTCTTGCTATTACTCCACAGTACGTGGTCAAATGGGCATTTCACCACCCAAACGGCACTGCAGGAGACTACATGTGCAAATTCATTACTGGAGGAAGCTTCATTTGGATTGGAGGAGCGGCGTCCGCCTTTTCTTTAGCAGCGATCGCAGTTGAGCGCTACCTTACAGTTGTTCGTCCCCGTGGCGAGCTTCCAGGACGTAGAAATAGCCGTCGATTAACTGCTGCCATAATGGGTAGTTGGATTTATTCCCTAGTTTTCAACTTGCCATGGTTCTTTGTTGTTCACTATGAAGATAGTAAATTTCATTGCATGGAGCATTGGCCGAATAAAACACTGGCTAAAGCATACACTGTTGGtgccttcttcttcttcggAGTAATTCCCATGGGAGTTATGGCACCATTGTACTCGAAAATTCTCAGCAGGGTTTGGAAAAGAGGGGAGCGTACACCCTTGTTGCTTACGACCGACCAAGCTAAActcaaaagaaaactaaaggtGACTAGAATGGTGGCAGTGATTAGCATCTTGTATACAGTGTGTTGGTTACCAAATTTAGTACTATACATGCTGTCTCAGTTTGAGCCTGACCTCTATGCATACGGCTCAAACACCTACATTACCTCGGTCGTCCTTGTAGGTCTTAACTCTGCCACGAATCCTTTTATTTACACTCTTTGTAGCAGCAATTTTCGTCGAAACATCAGGGGAGCACTCAGCTTTGGCAAATCCACGCCACCCTTCATGCGTTACGAAAGATGA